One genomic window of Arachis stenosperma cultivar V10309 chromosome 10, arast.V10309.gnm1.PFL2, whole genome shotgun sequence includes the following:
- the LOC130957040 gene encoding uncharacterized protein LOC130957040 has product MIVDGKFEKMENDDSYDELRTQKGVMNLLNVESVPGGYHGLNYHSGQCFPTLTLTLSYHNLPLSFRFLSIYINLFTFQPTSAFFSHIHMEVVVPMAAPPPAVAAEFNFDSNCSSPYITAPSSPQRFGNFFFSAPTSPTRISTFINNNIPSSSSLIHDHHQHEHEFQFDFSGHLQPPSLSADELFDGGKIRPFEPQSGLIASSSKPLSAHRKSESFDPATTAMEDEDQKPPTRGREKRAFSGRKGSRSLSPLRVSDIINNNNSNEERAVPSSSSSSSRNNTKASYASFLSSISFTRGYRKWRLKDFLLFRSASEGRATDKDPLRRKYEVLSKKAAAVDDDVRNSSFRSSDGSVSKRRGPVSAHEIHYTANRAASEEMKKRTLLPYKTGLLGCLGFNPTGMHEISRGMGSFTRS; this is encoded by the exons ATGATAGTTGATGGTAAATTTGAGAAAATGGAAAATGACGATAGTTATGATGAGTTGAGGACTCAGAAAGGAGTGATGAACTTGTTGAATGTTGAgagtgtgccag GCGGCTACCATGGACTAAATTATCACTCTGGTCAATGTTTTCCCACTCTCACTCTTACTCTTTCTTACCACAACCTCCCTCTCTCGTTCCGCtttctctctatatatattaaCCTCTTCACATTCCAACCGACATCCGCTTTTTTCTCTCACATCCACATGGAAGTCGTGGTTCCGATGGCTGCTCCTCCTCCTGCAGTGGCGGCGGAATTCAACTTCGACAGCAACTGCTCCTCCCCTTACATAACTGCCCCTTCAAGCCCTCAACGCTTCGGCAACTTCTTCTTCAGCGCTCCCACAAGCCCCACCAGAATCTCCACCTTCATCAACAATaatattccttcttcttcttctcttattCACGACCACCATCAACATGAACATGAATTTCAATTCGATTTCAGCGGCCACCTCCAACCACCTTCCCTCTCCGCTGACGAACTCTTCGACGGCGGAAAGATCCGCCCCTTTGAGCCACAATCCGGACTCATCGCTTCGAGTAGCAAACCGCTTTCGGCGCACCGCAAGAGCGAAAGCTTCGATCCTGCAACTACCGCCATGGAAGACGAAGATCAAAAACCACCTACGcgaggaagagagaagagagctTTCTCTGGTAGAAAAGGAAGTAGATCACTATCTCCATTAAGAGTCTCAGACATCATCAACAACAATAACAGCAACGAAGAAAGAGCAgttccttcttcttcatcatcatcatcaagaaacAACACAAAAGCTTCATATGCATCGTTCTTATCTTCAATCTCATTCACGAGAGGGTACCGAAAATGGAGGCTGAAGGATTTTCTTCTCTTCAGGAGCGCCTCGGAAGGAAGAGCCACCGATAAAGACCCTCTGAGAAGGAAGTACGAGGTTCTGTCCAAGAAAGCCGCCGCCGTGGACGATGACGTCAGAAACTCCAGTTTCCGGTCCAGTGACGGTTCGGTTTCGAAACGGAGAGGACCGGTTTCGGCCCACGAGATTCATTACACAGCGAACCGGGCCGCCTCTGAGGAGATGAAGAAGAGGACTCTCTTGCCTTATAAGACTGGCTTGTTAGGCTGCTTGGGCTTCAATCCAACTGGCATGCATGAAATTTCTAGAGGAATGGGATCTTTCACACGTTCCTAA